In the Afipia sp. GAS231 genome, CCGGGGCCGAGGCCGGTGCAGATGATCTTGCCCAAGATCTATTCCTTCCGGCTGGCGAGCGCGTTGACGGCGGCGACGGTGATGGCGGACCCGCCGAGCCGGCCCGCAACAACCAGCGACGGCACCGGCGGTGCCGACATCAACGCTTCCTTCGATTCAGCCGCGCCGACGAAGCCTACCGGGCAGCCAATGATAGCAGCCGGGCGCGGACAGGTGCTGTCTTCCAGCATGTTCAGCAGGTGAAACAAGGCCGTTGGCGCATTGCCGATCGCAACGACCGCGCCTTTCAGATGCGGTCGCCACAGCTCGACCGCCGCGGCCGAGCGTGTATTGCCGAGCTTAAGCGCGAGCTCGGGCACACCGGCATTGTGCAGCGTGCAGATCACTTCATTGTTGGCCGGCAGCCGCGGGCGGGTGATGCCCTCGCTGACCATCCGTGCGTCGCACAGGATCGGCGCGCCCGCTTCCAGCGCCGCGCGTGCCGCCAGTGCCATGCCGGGCGAAAAGCGGACGTGCGCTTCCAGCCCGACCATCCCCGCGGCATGGATCATGCGAACCACCACGACTTCTTCTTCCCTCGTGAAGCGGCCGAGATCGGCTTCCGCCCGGATCGTGGCAAAGGACTTGCGATAGATCGCGGCGCCGTCGGTTTCGTAAGTGTGAGGCATCACAGCGCCTCGCGCAGGATAGAGGGGTGATCGGCGATAAATTCGGCCGTCAACCCCCAGCGCAACGGCAGGTCGCGCGCGTGGCCATCGCGGATCAGGTCAAACCCTTCGGCTTGCGCTGTCAGCGTGAAGTTCGTGGCGCCGGGATGCGCGCAGCCTTTGCTGCACCCGGACACATGGAGAACAGCGCCGACGGGCAAATGGGGCGCCAGCGACCGCGCCAGCGCGCGCGTCGGCTGCGCGGCTTGCAGGCATCCTGGCGCGCCGGTGCAGGCAATCACGCGCAGCATCGGATCCTGCGGGCGCGTGATCAGGCCGGGCAGGTCGGGCATGGCGTGCACGCCTTCGATCAACAGCATTCGCCAGGGCGTCACGCGCAGCGCGCCAAGGCTTGATAGCTCGCCAAGCAGTTCGGCCGGCACCTGGCCGAACTCGAAGCCGACCAACACGCCTTCCGCGACTGGACCCGGCTCGGGAGAGTACGTGGCGATCGACGGGGCAGGGACGTCGTTGAAAATTTCCGGCAACACCGCGCCGCGCGCCAGATGCGCCGCCATCCGGCCGCGCTCGCCGGAAATCCCGCCCGATTGTATGAACCAGTCGGCAAGCGCCAGCATGGTGCTGACAGCCGTTGTCGCCGATACGCTCGCGGCATTCGAAGCGCCATTGGCGCGACAGATCAATCCGCCATCGGCGCTGCGCTCGAGCCGAATGTCGGCGGATACGTTGGTCAAAACCGGCCGCGGTCCGCAGTCGATGGCGAAGCCGAATTTCGCCGGCAGGCGGGGTGCGTCGGACGCGGTCAGGGCTTTCGCCAGTGCTGCCGCCAGTTCGACGCTGCCGTCACCGTTCGACCAGAACGGCGAAACCACGATGTTGCGGCGCTCTTCGGCCTCGGGGTTGTCGTCGATCAGGCCGAGGGCGTCGAGTCCCTCGATCAAAGGCGCGTAGCTCTGCTCGGTGACGCCGCGCAGATGAATGTTGGCGCGCGAGGACAGATCGATGACGCCGTTGCCGTGGGCGTGCGCGAGCCGCGCGATCTCGCGCGCTTGCTGCGGCGTCAGCCGTCCGCCGGGTGGCCGCACGCGAATGACCCAGCCGTCACCCGACAGCATCGGGCGCAACGCCCCGGGACACCAGCCCTGGATGACCGGCTCAGCCATTGGCGGCTTCCAGTTGCATCGCAATCGAGTTGCGCCGGGTCGACCACAGGCCGGCTTCACGCAGCGCATCGAACCGCGCCCGCATGGCTGCGAGCGCCGCCGGGTTTTCGCGCGCCATGAAGTCCACCAGATCGGATCGGCCCAAGGTCGCGTCGTAATAGAGGTCGAACAGATGGCCGGGAACGTCGCGCGTTAGGTGCGCGAAGGCGGCGAGGTTATCGAGCGTCATGGTGAGTTCGGCGGCGCCGCGAAAGCCGTGGCGCATCATGCCGCTGGCCCAGGCCGGATTGGCGGCGCGGGCGCGAACCACGCGGGCGATTTCTTCCGGCAAGGTGCGCGACCGCGGCGCATCGGGCTGCGTCGTGTCGAGATGATAGAGCGGGGGCGTCTCGCCACCCAACCGTGCCACGGCGGCGGCAAAGCCGCCTTCATGGGTCGCGTAGTCGGACGCCAGCAACAGGTCGCTCTCGGCCAGATCCTGCACATGGGCAAAGCCGTCGGCGGCGAGCACGCGGGTTTCCAGCGCGGCGCGATCCTGGTGGCTGTTGCCTTGCGCGTCGATCGCCCATTCCGATCCGGCGAGCCAGGCTTCGCCCAGCGTGGCGCGACCCTCGGCGCTGTAGTCCTCGAGGGCGGCGCCCATCGCCAGACCGTACAGCCCGGGACGCGGTCCAAACACGCGCGGCGCCGGCGTCGCATAGGGATTGCTGTCGTCAGGTTCGCCGTCGCCGGCCAGCGCCGCGGCGCCGGCCTCGAACAGTTGCGGCAGATTTGGAAAGACGTCGCGAAAGAGCCCGGAGACCCGCAACGTCACGTCGATGCGGGGACGTCCGAGCAACGCGGATGGCACGACCTCGATGCCGTTGATGCGTTCGGAGTTGGCGTCCCAGCGCGGCGCGAGGCCGGCGAGATGCAGCGCCATCGCAAATTCCTCGCCTGCGGTGCGCATCGTCGCCGAGCCCCAGAGATCGATCACCAGCGCGCGCGGCCAGTCGCCATGATCCTGCAGATGACGCCGAAGTATTTCCTCGGCCATCTTCACGCCTTGCGCATGCGCCGAGCGCGACGGCACCGCGCGCGGATCGACCGAAAACATGTTGCGTCCGGTCGGCAGCACGTCGGAACGGCCGCGCGCGGGCGAACCGGAAGGACCGGCCGCGACCCGCCGTCCAGCAAGCGCGGTGAAGAGGCCTTCGCGTTCGCCTGCGCCTTGCCCGTAGACATGGAGGCCATCGCCGAACTGGCTGGCCTTGATGTCGCAGACAAAGCGGTCGATCCGCGTGATCGCTTCGGCAGCCGTCGACGTGGCGGTGAGGCCAAGATCCTGCTCAACGCCCGCAGACTGGGCCTCGGCGCGGATTGTCGCGACCAGCCGGACGCGGCGCGCCGGGTCCAATCCGTCGGCGGTTGAATATTCGTCGAGCAATTGCTCCAGCCGCAATAATCCCGCGGGCATCGCGCTGGCGATTTGTGGCGGCGGCAGATGACCCAGCGTCACCGCGCCGATCCGGCGTTTGGCCTGCGCGGACTCGCCGGGATCGTTGACGATGAAGGGATAGATCACCGGCATTCCCGCGATCAGCGCTTCCGGCCAGCAGCTTTCCGATAGCGCCACGGATTTTCCGGGCAGCCATTCCAGCGTGCCATGTGCGCCGATATGCACGAGGGCATCGATCTGCTGCGCGCGCAGCCAGAGATAAAACGCGACGTAGCCATGACGCGGCGTGCGCGCGAGATCATGATAATCGGCATCGCGCGACGATATCTCGCCACGCTCGGGTTGCAGCGCAACCAGCGCATGGCCGCGGTGAAGCGCGGCGAAATGGAACGCGCCGTCGCGCACCGCGGGATCGGCTTCCGGCTCACCCCAGGCCGCGGTGAGGGCCGTTTGCAATGGCGCGGCCAGAAGGGCGAGGGCGGCGCGATACTCGCTCACAGGCCATGCCAGCGTTTGCGACGATAGTTCTGGTGCAAGCGGCAGGCCTTCGGTGATCGCGTAACCTTCCTTGGCCAGATCGGACAGGATTGCCTCGGCCGATGCCAGCGCATCGAGCCCCACCGCGTGCGCCATCTGGTCGGCGCGGCCGGGATAGGTCGAGAGCACCAGCGCGAGCTTGCGCGACGGCGCAGGGGTGGTCGCCAGACGGTGCCAGCCCGTGACGCGGTCGGCGACTGCTTCGATGCGTGCCTGGTCGGCGCGATGGGCGAAGCGGGAATATTGCAGGTCGGGATCGCGCCTGCCCGGCGACTTGAAACTGGTGACGCCCGCGAAAATGCGTCCATCGAGTTCCGGCAGCACGACATGCATGGCGAGATCGGCCGCCGACAATCCGCGCTCCGATGCAGCCCAGTCTCGCTTGCGCGCGGTCGACAGCGCGACCTGAAACACCGGACAGCCTGATGCGTCGAGCGGCGAGGTGCCGTCGTCGTCGCGCGCGGAGAACGCGGTGGCGTTGACGATGGCGGCGGGAGCCAGCTTGCGAAGCCCGTCGCGCGTCCAATCGGTAGCGCCGGGCGCTTTCAGCGAAGGTACGAACAGCCCGATCGCTTCGAATCCGCGCGAGCGGAAAGTGTCGATCAACGCATCGACCGGCCCGGTATCGGCCGCGGTGAGGTAGGAGCGATAGAATGTTACGACGATCAACGGGCGGTCGCTTGGCGTTGGCTCGGCGACGACACCGCGCACGGGATCGTACCAGCCGTAATCGGGAACGATCTTTTCGCCCTGAACCGGTCCGGCGTAGAGTCCGGCCGCGAGCGCGAGCTGCGCGAGAGCTGCCTGCGCCGCCAGCGCGCCGCCGGCGTCGCACAGCACGGAAAGCCGCCGCAAGGTCGAGACCGGCAGCGTCGAGAATGCATCGAGCTGGGTATCCTCGCGCCCATCGCCCGGCAGTACGGCCAGCGCGATGCCGCGCCGTTGCGCGAGGTCGCGCACTTGGCTCAGGCCGTAGGACCAGTAGCTCTCGCCACCAATCAATCGGATCAGGATTCCCTTGGCGTCGGCCAGCGTCGCGTCAATATAAGTGTCGACCGACATCGGATGGCGCAGCGCCACCAGATTGGCGAGCCGCAGCGTCGGCAAGGTGCCATTGGCGCGATGCCAGCCGGCCGCGAAGGCGCCGAGATCGCTGTCGGAAAACGACAGCGCGACCAGATCGGCAGGCGCCTGCTCGAGATCGTAGGCGGTCGCCGTCTCGTCAAGCGCGTAGCTGTCGCGGTAGCCGCCATGCATGCCCGATCAGACCCCCAGCGTTGCCTCGATGGCGGTGCGGTCGATGTGGTGGCGTTCGGCAATGACGACGAGCTGCGAGGTTCGGGGGCTGTCGCCCCACGGACGATCGAACTGGCTGCGCACCCGTTCGCCGACGGCCTGCACCAATAGCCGCATCGGCTTGCCCTTGACCGCGACATAACCCTTCACGCGCAAAATATTCTGTTCGCGCGCGAGCCGGCGGATGGATTCGGCCAGCACTTCCGGATCCAGAGTCTCCGGCAGGCTGATCGAGACGCTGTCAAAATCGTCATGCTCGTGATCGTCCTCGCCGTCGTGATGCGAGGGGCGGGCGGCGATATCGTCTTCGGCGGCGCTGTTGAGACCGAGGATAACGCGGGGATCGATGATGCCGTCGGTCATCGCCAGCATCGGCACCGAACGCGGCGACTCCGCCGAGATGATCGAACGGGCGGCGGC is a window encoding:
- the cobG gene encoding precorrin-3B synthase; this translates as MAEPVIQGWCPGALRPMLSGDGWVIRVRPPGGRLTPQQAREIARLAHAHGNGVIDLSSRANIHLRGVTEQSYAPLIEGLDALGLIDDNPEAEERRNIVVSPFWSNGDGSVELAAALAKALTASDAPRLPAKFGFAIDCGPRPVLTNVSADIRLERSADGGLICRANGASNAASVSATTAVSTMLALADWFIQSGGISGERGRMAAHLARGAVLPEIFNDVPAPSIATYSPEPGPVAEGVLVGFEFGQVPAELLGELSSLGALRVTPWRMLLIEGVHAMPDLPGLITRPQDPMLRVIACTGAPGCLQAAQPTRALARSLAPHLPVGAVLHVSGCSKGCAHPGATNFTLTAQAEGFDLIRDGHARDLPLRWGLTAEFIADHPSILREAL
- the cobN gene encoding cobaltochelatase subunit CobN, which translates into the protein MHGGYRDSYALDETATAYDLEQAPADLVALSFSDSDLGAFAAGWHRANGTLPTLRLANLVALRHPMSVDTYIDATLADAKGILIRLIGGESYWSYGLSQVRDLAQRRGIALAVLPGDGREDTQLDAFSTLPVSTLRRLSVLCDAGGALAAQAALAQLALAAGLYAGPVQGEKIVPDYGWYDPVRGVVAEPTPSDRPLIVVTFYRSYLTAADTGPVDALIDTFRSRGFEAIGLFVPSLKAPGATDWTRDGLRKLAPAAIVNATAFSARDDDGTSPLDASGCPVFQVALSTARKRDWAASERGLSAADLAMHVVLPELDGRIFAGVTSFKSPGRRDPDLQYSRFAHRADQARIEAVADRVTGWHRLATTPAPSRKLALVLSTYPGRADQMAHAVGLDALASAEAILSDLAKEGYAITEGLPLAPELSSQTLAWPVSEYRAALALLAAPLQTALTAAWGEPEADPAVRDGAFHFAALHRGHALVALQPERGEISSRDADYHDLARTPRHGYVAFYLWLRAQQIDALVHIGAHGTLEWLPGKSVALSESCWPEALIAGMPVIYPFIVNDPGESAQAKRRIGAVTLGHLPPPQIASAMPAGLLRLEQLLDEYSTADGLDPARRVRLVATIRAEAQSAGVEQDLGLTATSTAAEAITRIDRFVCDIKASQFGDGLHVYGQGAGEREGLFTALAGRRVAAGPSGSPARGRSDVLPTGRNMFSVDPRAVPSRSAHAQGVKMAEEILRRHLQDHGDWPRALVIDLWGSATMRTAGEEFAMALHLAGLAPRWDANSERINGIEVVPSALLGRPRIDVTLRVSGLFRDVFPNLPQLFEAGAAALAGDGEPDDSNPYATPAPRVFGPRPGLYGLAMGAALEDYSAEGRATLGEAWLAGSEWAIDAQGNSHQDRAALETRVLAADGFAHVQDLAESDLLLASDYATHEGGFAAAVARLGGETPPLYHLDTTQPDAPRSRTLPEEIARVVRARAANPAWASGMMRHGFRGAAELTMTLDNLAAFAHLTRDVPGHLFDLYYDATLGRSDLVDFMARENPAALAAMRARFDALREAGLWSTRRNSIAMQLEAANG
- a CDS encoding precorrin-8X methylmutase, giving the protein MPHTYETDGAAIYRKSFATIRAEADLGRFTREEEVVVVRMIHAAGMVGLEAHVRFSPGMALAARAALEAGAPILCDARMVSEGITRPRLPANNEVICTLHNAGVPELALKLGNTRSAAAVELWRPHLKGAVVAIGNAPTALFHLLNMLEDSTCPRPAAIIGCPVGFVGAAESKEALMSAPPVPSLVVAGRLGGSAITVAAVNALASRKE